In the Flagellimonas sp. MMG031 genome, one interval contains:
- a CDS encoding TatD family hydrolase, with the protein MIITDTHTHLYSEAFDEDQDEMMQRALDAGVKRFFVPAIDSTYTQSMLDLEANYPENVFLMMGLHPTHVKENYKDELAHVEQWLDKKKFYAVGEIGVDLYWDKTLLKEQQDAFAYQIRLAKKHQLPIVIHCRDAFDEVFEVLEQEKGEGLFGIFHCFTGTLEQAHRALSYNMKLGIGGVVTFKNGKIDQFLNEIDLKHIVLETDAPYLAPVPYRGKRNESAYVVQVLEKLSSIYGMPEEDIAEITTANSKELFRI; encoded by the coding sequence ATGATTATAACCGACACCCATACCCATTTATACAGCGAAGCCTTTGATGAAGACCAGGATGAAATGATGCAACGAGCCTTGGATGCCGGAGTAAAACGGTTCTTTGTTCCCGCCATCGATTCCACCTACACCCAATCCATGCTCGACCTGGAAGCCAATTATCCCGAGAATGTATTTTTGATGATGGGGCTGCACCCAACCCATGTAAAGGAAAATTACAAGGATGAGCTGGCCCATGTGGAACAATGGCTGGACAAGAAAAAATTCTATGCCGTTGGCGAAATCGGAGTCGACCTGTATTGGGACAAAACCTTATTGAAGGAACAGCAAGATGCTTTCGCCTATCAGATTCGGTTGGCGAAGAAACATCAATTGCCCATTGTAATTCATTGTCGTGACGCCTTTGATGAGGTATTCGAGGTATTGGAACAGGAAAAAGGGGAGGGACTTTTCGGGATTTTCCATTGTTTTACGGGAACCTTGGAGCAAGCACATCGTGCCCTTTCCTACAATATGAAGTTGGGTATTGGGGGGGTGGTCACCTTTAAAAATGGTAAGATCGACCAGTTTTTGAATGAAATTGACCTGAAACACATCGTTTTGGAAACGGATGCACCCTATTTGGCACCGGTCCCTTATCGCGGCAAACGCAATGAAAGTGCCTATGTGGTACAGGTATTGGAAAAACTATCATCCATTTATGGTATGCCGGAAGAAGACATCGCAGAAATCACCACGGCAAACTCAAAAGAGCTATTCAGAATCTGA
- the odhB gene encoding 2-oxoglutarate dehydrogenase complex dihydrolipoyllysine-residue succinyltransferase, with protein sequence MVLEMKVPSPGESITEVEIAEWLVEDGDYVEKDQAIAEVDSDKATLELPAEESGIITLKAEVGDAVAVGEVVCLIDTSAKKPEGSSDASDKKEESKKEEPKKEAPKKEEPKKETYASGTPSPAAKKILDEKGIEPSSVSGSGKDGRITKDDAVKAKPSMGTPTGGNRGESRSKLSMLRRKVAERLVSAKNETAMLTTFNEVDMSAIFELRSQYKEEFKEKHGVSLGFMSFFTKAVIRALQMYPAVNSMIDGKEMITYEFCDISIAVSGPKGLMVPVIRNAENLTFRGIESEVKRLAIRAREGEITVDEMTGGTFTITNGGVFGSMLSTPIINPPQSGILGMHNIVERAIVRDGAIAIAPVMYVALSYDHRIIDGKESVGFLVAVKEALESPEELLMDGDVKKALEL encoded by the coding sequence ATGGTTTTAGAAATGAAAGTTCCCTCACCAGGGGAATCCATTACAGAGGTAGAGATCGCCGAGTGGTTGGTAGAGGATGGAGACTATGTGGAGAAGGACCAGGCCATAGCCGAGGTGGACTCGGACAAGGCAACATTGGAGCTTCCTGCAGAGGAGAGCGGAATTATTACCCTTAAGGCCGAAGTAGGCGACGCTGTTGCCGTTGGCGAAGTAGTATGCCTTATCGATACCAGTGCCAAAAAGCCTGAAGGTTCATCGGATGCTTCCGATAAAAAAGAGGAGTCCAAAAAAGAAGAGCCTAAAAAGGAGGCGCCCAAGAAAGAGGAGCCTAAAAAAGAAACCTATGCTTCTGGGACACCATCCCCAGCAGCCAAAAAAATATTGGATGAAAAAGGTATTGAACCTTCATCCGTTTCCGGTAGCGGAAAAGATGGCCGTATCACCAAGGACGATGCCGTGAAGGCAAAGCCATCCATGGGTACGCCCACTGGAGGAAACCGTGGTGAGAGCCGATCCAAACTTTCCATGTTACGCCGAAAGGTGGCTGAGCGATTGGTATCCGCCAAGAACGAAACAGCGATGTTGACCACCTTCAACGAAGTGGACATGTCGGCGATTTTCGAGTTGCGCAGCCAATACAAGGAAGAGTTCAAGGAAAAGCATGGGGTGAGTCTTGGATTTATGTCCTTCTTCACCAAAGCCGTGATCCGCGCCCTTCAAATGTATCCCGCCGTTAACTCCATGATCGATGGCAAAGAAATGATCACCTACGAGTTCTGCGATATCAGTATTGCGGTGTCAGGACCGAAAGGCCTGATGGTGCCCGTTATCCGAAATGCGGAGAACTTGACCTTCAGAGGCATAGAATCCGAAGTAAAACGATTGGCCATCCGTGCTAGGGAAGGTGAAATCACCGTGGATGAAATGACTGGTGGTACCTTTACCATTACCAACGGAGGTGTGTTCGGTTCCATGTTGTCCACCCCGATTATTAACCCGCCACAAAGCGGAATTTTGGGCATGCACAATATTGTGGAACGTGCCATTGTTAGAGATGGTGCCATAGCCATTGCACCAGTAATGTACGTAGCACTTTCTTATGACCATAGAATTATTGATGGTAAAGAGTCCGTTGGGTTCTTGGTGGCTGTGAAAGAAGCTTTGGAAAGTCCAGAAGAATTGTTGATGGACGGCGATGTTAAAAAAGCGTTGGAGTTATAA
- a CDS encoding heparan-alpha-glucosaminide N-acetyltransferase domain-containing protein: MSLFKNRYLSLDVFRGLDVALMIIVNSPGNYSTTFSPLLHAEWNGFTLTDLVFPTFLFVVGNSMSFSMKKYESMGQSAVFKKILKRTAIIFLLGFLMYWYPFFDDGQLKPFSETRIFGVLQRIALCYMFASIILHFVKTKTAIWLSLAFLVGYHLILISFGDLTLTGNAVLQLDQWLIGTDHMYKGEGIPFDPEGLLSTLPAIVNVIIGYLAGRFIQNNGQNFETVAKLMMVGFALVFAGLAWDLLLPINKKLWTSSFVLLTCGIDLFVIAILIYLLDMKKMKGWSYFFEVFGKNTLFIYLLSELFIITLFAIDMNGQSLYNWIADTVFISWSGGYVGSFLFALWVMLTCWLVGYIMDKKGVYVKV, translated from the coding sequence ATGTCCTTATTCAAAAACCGATACCTCTCCTTGGATGTCTTTAGGGGATTGGATGTCGCCTTGATGATCATTGTAAATTCTCCCGGAAACTATTCCACGACCTTTTCGCCATTGTTGCACGCCGAATGGAACGGTTTTACGTTGACCGACCTGGTTTTTCCTACCTTTTTGTTTGTAGTGGGCAATTCCATGAGCTTTAGCATGAAAAAGTACGAAAGCATGGGGCAATCGGCAGTGTTCAAAAAAATATTGAAGCGAACGGCCATTATCTTTTTATTGGGCTTTTTAATGTACTGGTACCCATTTTTTGACGACGGACAGCTAAAGCCTTTTTCCGAAACACGAATTTTTGGAGTTTTGCAACGAATTGCGCTCTGCTATATGTTCGCCTCGATCATTCTTCACTTCGTGAAGACCAAGACCGCCATTTGGCTCAGTCTGGCCTTTTTGGTGGGCTATCATTTGATCTTGATTAGTTTTGGGGATCTTACCTTGACCGGAAATGCCGTGCTTCAACTGGACCAATGGTTGATCGGTACCGACCATATGTATAAAGGTGAGGGCATCCCTTTTGACCCTGAAGGATTGCTGAGCACCCTGCCCGCCATCGTCAACGTGATTATTGGGTATTTGGCCGGACGATTTATCCAAAACAATGGCCAAAACTTCGAAACCGTTGCTAAATTGATGATGGTCGGTTTTGCGTTGGTGTTTGCAGGCCTGGCCTGGGACCTTCTATTACCCATCAATAAAAAGCTATGGACCAGTTCCTTTGTGTTGCTCACCTGCGGTATTGATCTTTTTGTCATCGCCATTCTCATCTATCTCCTCGATATGAAAAAAATGAAGGGGTGGAGTTACTTTTTTGAAGTCTTTGGCAAAAACACCTTGTTCATTTACCTTTTATCAGAACTGTTCATCATCACCTTGTTTGCCATTGATATGAACGGTCAATCGCTGTACAATTGGATAGCCGATACCGTTTTTATCTCTTGGTCGGGCGGCTATGTGGGCTCGTTCCTATTCGCGCTATGGGTGATGCTCACCTGTTGGCTGGTAGGGTATATTATGGACAAGAAAGGCGTTTATGTAAAAGTCTGA
- the galE gene encoding UDP-glucose 4-epimerase GalE, producing the protein MKILVTGGLGFIGSHTAVELQNEGHEVVIVDNLSNSSKDVLDGITAITGKTPIFEEFDLREKAKVQDFFKKHSDIAGVIHFAASKAVGESVENPLLYYENNLGVLVYILQELKKKGEANFIFSSSCTVYGEADQMPITESAPVKPAESPYGNTKQVGEEIILDVCKVTPELKAIALRYFNPIGAHPSVKLGELPIGVPQNLVPFITQTGIGLRKELSVFGDDYPTEDGTCIRDYIHVVDLAKAHVAALQRLLENKNESNYEVFNLGTGKGSSVLEVIQSFERVSGEKLNYKIVGRRPGDVIQAYADTTKANQVLGWKAESSLDDAMKSAWEWEKKVRNAT; encoded by the coding sequence ATGAAAATACTCGTAACCGGTGGTTTGGGCTTTATTGGTTCCCATACCGCAGTGGAACTACAGAATGAAGGCCATGAGGTGGTCATAGTGGACAATCTTTCCAACTCTTCCAAGGATGTTTTGGACGGCATAACTGCAATCACCGGGAAAACACCCATTTTTGAAGAATTTGACCTTCGGGAAAAAGCAAAGGTCCAAGATTTTTTCAAAAAGCATAGCGACATTGCAGGGGTAATTCATTTTGCGGCATCCAAAGCGGTAGGGGAAAGCGTGGAAAACCCATTGTTGTATTACGAGAACAATCTTGGGGTGTTGGTCTACATTCTTCAAGAGCTGAAGAAAAAAGGCGAAGCCAATTTTATTTTCAGCAGCTCCTGTACCGTTTATGGCGAAGCAGACCAAATGCCGATTACCGAATCCGCCCCGGTTAAACCAGCGGAATCCCCTTACGGAAACACAAAACAGGTAGGCGAGGAGATTATTCTCGATGTGTGCAAGGTAACACCAGAACTCAAAGCGATTGCCCTCCGCTATTTTAATCCCATTGGTGCGCACCCTTCCGTTAAGTTGGGTGAATTGCCCATTGGAGTGCCCCAAAATTTGGTTCCTTTCATTACCCAAACGGGAATCGGTTTACGCAAAGAGCTTTCTGTATTTGGGGATGACTACCCCACCGAAGATGGTACTTGTATTCGGGATTACATTCACGTAGTGGATTTGGCAAAAGCGCACGTTGCTGCTCTTCAACGATTGTTGGAAAACAAGAACGAAAGCAACTACGAGGTCTTCAATCTAGGTACCGGAAAAGGCAGTTCTGTTTTGGAGGTAATACAGAGCTTTGAGCGTGTTTCCGGGGAAAAGTTGAACTACAAAATCGTGGGCAGACGTCCAGGGGATGTCATTCAGGCGTACGCCGACACCACTAAGGCTAATCAAGTATTGGGGTGGAAAGCGGAGTCCAGTTTGGACGATGCCATGAAATCGGCCTGGGAATGGGAGAAAAAGGTGAGAAATGCCACTTAA
- a CDS encoding 2-oxoglutarate dehydrogenase E1 component translates to MDKYSFLNAAHTSFFAEQYDKYLTNPDNVEPSWRAFFQGFDFGLEGSLEDLGIDSDKSGMVVLTNGRKVEMPETLQKEFQVIRLIDGYRSRGHLFTKTNPVRERRKYEPTLDIDNFGLTQEDLDTVFDAGKILGIGPASLKEIIRHLESIYCDAIGVEYMYIRTPERIQWIQDWLNKNDNHPDYTPEEKKNILRKLNEAVSFESFLHTKYVGQKRFSLEGGESLIPALDVIIEKAADQGVKQFVVGMAHRGRLNVLTNIFGKSPKDIFSEFDGKDYEETIFDGDVKYHLGWTSKRETDSGKMVNMNIAPNPSHLETVNSIVEGIARAKQDRDHGDNISEVLPILIHGDAAFAGQGVVYEVIQMARLEGYTTGGTIHIVVNNQIGFTTNYLDARSSTYCTDVGKVTLSPVLHVNADDAEAVVHATTFALEYRMRYKRDIFLDLLGYRKYGHNEGDEPKFTQPLLYKSISKHKNPRDIYAEKLIAEGIIDENYVKELEEKYKNDLEENLMDSRKIEKTRITPFMQDEWEGFEQVTEEVMLKPMDTTYDLKKLDEIAKSITKLPEDKKFLRKLERLVEGRHQMYFEDNKLDWAMGELLAYGSLIEEGYDVRMTGQDVERGTFSHRHAVIKTEMHEEEVVLLNEMGENQNGKFHIYNSLLSEYAVMGFDYGYAMASPKTLTIWEAQFGDFSNGAQIIIDQYLSSAEDKWKLQNGLVLLLPHGYEGQGAEHSSARMERYLQLCAKDNMFVADVTTPANLFHLFRRQMKANFRKPLVVFTPKSLLRHPKVVSTKEEMANGSFQMVIDDAGVKASKVKTLVFCTGKFYYDLLEKREELGREEDVALVRLEQLFPLPAKEMRSIIKKYKNADDIVWAQEEPRNMGAWSHMLMHLDEAKQFRVASRRFYGAPAAGSAVRSKRRHAEVLDYVFDKSKDNMQIR, encoded by the coding sequence ATGGACAAATATTCATTTTTAAACGCTGCGCACACATCATTCTTTGCGGAGCAATACGATAAATACCTAACGAATCCAGATAACGTAGAGCCCAGTTGGAGGGCTTTTTTTCAGGGTTTTGATTTCGGTTTGGAAGGTTCCTTGGAGGATTTGGGCATCGACTCGGACAAGAGTGGCATGGTCGTGCTTACCAATGGAAGAAAGGTGGAAATGCCGGAAACCCTTCAAAAGGAGTTCCAGGTCATCCGCCTGATTGATGGGTACCGTTCTCGAGGGCACCTCTTTACAAAGACGAACCCCGTTAGAGAAAGACGCAAGTACGAGCCTACCTTGGATATCGACAACTTTGGCCTTACCCAAGAAGATTTGGATACCGTTTTTGATGCCGGTAAAATCCTAGGTATAGGACCTGCATCCTTAAAAGAAATCATCCGTCACTTGGAAAGTATTTACTGTGACGCCATTGGGGTGGAGTACATGTACATCCGGACCCCGGAGCGTATCCAGTGGATTCAGGATTGGCTCAACAAGAACGATAACCATCCCGATTATACCCCAGAGGAAAAGAAGAATATTCTACGGAAATTGAACGAAGCTGTATCCTTCGAAAGTTTCTTGCATACCAAATATGTGGGACAAAAGCGTTTTTCGCTTGAAGGGGGAGAATCCTTGATTCCTGCTTTGGACGTAATCATTGAAAAGGCTGCAGACCAAGGAGTGAAGCAATTTGTGGTGGGAATGGCCCACCGTGGACGTTTGAACGTCCTCACCAATATCTTCGGAAAATCGCCTAAAGATATTTTCAGCGAGTTTGATGGTAAGGATTACGAGGAAACCATCTTCGATGGTGATGTGAAATATCACTTGGGATGGACATCCAAGCGCGAGACGGACTCCGGCAAAATGGTCAACATGAACATTGCTCCGAACCCATCCCACTTGGAAACCGTCAACTCCATAGTTGAAGGTATCGCCAGGGCCAAACAGGATAGAGATCACGGCGACAATATTTCCGAGGTACTCCCTATATTGATTCATGGAGACGCCGCCTTTGCAGGTCAGGGTGTGGTCTACGAAGTGATACAGATGGCCCGTTTGGAGGGATACACTACCGGAGGTACCATCCATATTGTGGTGAACAACCAAATTGGATTTACCACCAACTATTTGGATGCAAGATCATCAACGTACTGCACGGATGTGGGCAAAGTGACCCTCTCGCCAGTACTTCACGTAAATGCCGACGATGCAGAGGCCGTGGTGCACGCCACTACCTTTGCCTTGGAATATAGGATGCGTTACAAACGCGATATTTTCTTGGATCTACTGGGTTACCGTAAATATGGTCACAACGAGGGTGACGAACCCAAGTTTACGCAGCCCCTGTTGTACAAATCCATTTCCAAGCACAAAAACCCTAGGGATATTTATGCGGAGAAGTTGATTGCCGAAGGCATTATCGACGAGAACTACGTAAAAGAACTGGAGGAAAAATACAAGAACGATTTGGAGGAGAATCTTATGGATTCCCGTAAAATCGAAAAGACGAGAATAACCCCTTTCATGCAGGATGAATGGGAAGGGTTTGAGCAGGTTACCGAAGAGGTGATGCTGAAACCTATGGATACCACGTACGATCTTAAAAAATTGGACGAAATTGCCAAGAGCATTACCAAACTTCCGGAGGATAAAAAATTCTTAAGGAAATTGGAGCGATTGGTGGAAGGCCGTCATCAAATGTACTTCGAGGACAACAAGCTGGATTGGGCCATGGGTGAGTTGTTGGCCTATGGATCTCTGATCGAGGAAGGTTATGATGTTCGTATGACGGGACAAGATGTGGAAAGGGGAACCTTTTCGCACAGGCATGCGGTCATTAAAACCGAAATGCACGAAGAAGAAGTGGTGTTGTTGAATGAGATGGGGGAGAACCAAAACGGGAAGTTCCACATCTATAACTCATTGCTTTCGGAATATGCGGTGATGGGATTTGATTATGGTTATGCCATGGCGAGCCCAAAAACATTGACGATTTGGGAGGCACAGTTCGGGGATTTCAGTAACGGTGCCCAAATCATTATTGATCAATATTTGTCATCCGCAGAAGATAAGTGGAAACTACAAAATGGACTGGTGCTCCTATTGCCTCACGGTTATGAGGGTCAAGGGGCAGAGCATTCATCAGCACGTATGGAAAGATACCTGCAATTATGTGCCAAGGACAATATGTTCGTGGCCGATGTGACCACCCCGGCCAACTTGTTCCACCTCTTCCGTAGACAAATGAAGGCCAACTTCCGTAAACCATTGGTCGTATTTACGCCAAAGAGTTTGTTGAGGCATCCCAAAGTGGTCTCGACAAAAGAGGAGATGGCCAACGGAAGTTTCCAAATGGTAATCGATGATGCAGGTGTTAAGGCCAGCAAAGTGAAGACATTGGTGTTCTGTACCGGTAAGTTCTACTACGATCTGTTGGAGAAAAGAGAGGAGCTTGGCCGCGAGGAAGATGTAGCCTTGGTTCGTTTGGAACAATTGTTCCCGTTACCGGCCAAAGAAATGCGAAGCATTATCAAAAAATACAAGAATGCCGACGACATTGTTTGGGCCCAAGAAGAGCCTCGAAACATGGGCGCTTGGAGCCATATGTTGATGCATTTGGACGAGGCCAAACAATTTAGGGTGGCTTCCCGAAGATTTTATGGTGCTCCTGCCGCAGGTAGTGCCGTACGCTCCAAAAGACGTCATGCCGAAGTACTGGACTACGTTTTTGACAAGAGCAAGGACAACATGCAAATAAGATAA
- a CDS encoding retropepsin-like aspartic protease → MASLKKFLKSKDYLKIPLVLTETNHFELVASINGVKGRFILDTGASNTCVGMDKIEFFEMLSEVTDIKAAGAGATEMETLISNKNKIQIGDWKKKKQKVVLFDLTHVNQALVNHNALPVDGIIGADLLNKGKAVIDYHKKCLYLKK, encoded by the coding sequence ATGGCATCACTCAAAAAATTCCTAAAATCCAAAGACTACCTTAAAATACCTTTGGTATTGACCGAAACCAACCACTTTGAACTAGTAGCCAGCATTAATGGTGTAAAGGGTAGGTTCATCTTGGATACGGGAGCCTCCAACACCTGCGTGGGCATGGACAAAATCGAGTTTTTTGAAATGCTATCGGAAGTAACCGACATTAAAGCTGCCGGAGCGGGAGCTACGGAAATGGAAACCTTGATTTCCAATAAAAACAAAATCCAAATCGGCGACTGGAAAAAGAAAAAACAGAAAGTCGTTCTTTTTGACCTCACCCATGTCAACCAAGCCTTGGTCAACCACAATGCCTTGCCGGTTGATGGCATTATTGGCGCCGACCTCCTGAATAAGGGAAAAGCGGTAATTGACTACCATAAAAAATGCCTCTACTTAAAAAAGTAA